The genomic DNA AAAGTCCTACGGGTCATTAATTAGTTCGATGTTTCCAACGTTTTGAAGAAATTGACTAAATCTGGTCCATGTGTACTGGGATTGACCGCGTTATCAATTTCCAAGATCTTCCCCTCTGTGTCAATGATAACAGTTAATCTCCCAATCCTACCTTCAAGGGCATTTGTTGCGCCGTATAGGAGCGAAAGATTGCGACCGGTATCTACCAGAAGCGGGAAGTTCAGCTGATTTTCTTCGGAGAATTTCTGGTGGGAATCGGCATCATTCGTAGTGATTCCAAAGACCTGAGCATCGTATTTGGCAAAATTACTCGACTCATCACGGAGTGAGCAGACTTCTGCCGTTCAGCCAGTTCCAAAATCGCGTGGATAAAACGCCAAGACGACATTCTGTTTTCCACGAAATTCACTCAATTGGTGCGTTTCACCGTTACCGTCAGTAGCAATAAAATCGGGAGCGGTTTGTCCGACCTCTATCTTCGGCAGCACCTCTTTAAGTTGGGCAGCAACATCTTCACCGTGTGTTTTGACGTTGACTTCTCTGTCAATAGCGCGGATATACCCAGCTTTATCAATGATAAAAGTTGTCCGTTGTGATGCGTTGAAGCGTTCAATAATCCCGCTGTACTGTGTACTCACCTTAAATTCGGTATCCGCCAGCAGAGAAAATCCGAATTTTTGCTCTGTGCGGAACCGCTTGTGTGATTCGACGGAGTCAACGCTCACACCGAAAAGAACGCTATCAGTTGCTTCTATCTCGCTCAAACTGTCCCGGAGCGAGTTGAGTTCGGCTGTTCAGCCACCTGTAAAATCTTTTGGATAAAAGGCGAGAACGATATTTTTTTGACCTAAGTAATCGCTGAGATTCCGCTCAACACCTTCTTCATCTTTTAGTGTAAAATCTGGGG from Candidatus Poribacteria bacterium includes the following:
- a CDS encoding peroxiredoxin, whose translation is MLPKIEVGQTAPDFIATDGNGETHQLSEFRGKQNVVLAFYPRDFGTGUTAEVCSLRDESSNFAKYDAQVFGITTNDADSHQKFSEENQLNFPLLVDTGRNLSLLYGATNALEGRIGRLTVIIDTEGKILEIDNAVNPSTHGPDLVNFFKTLETSN